The Coregonus clupeaformis isolate EN_2021a unplaced genomic scaffold, ASM2061545v1 scaf2090, whole genome shotgun sequence genome has a segment encoding these proteins:
- the LOC121565637 gene encoding pre-mRNA 3'-end-processing factor FIP1-like — MSAEEAADKTTPADASAGDAGEAGDEEEEWLYGDDDEKAEEEEAKLTAAVSAPAPESEEAVTTGNGVEAQEKEPGDDDDSDSDSDDDDDDVRVTIGDIKTGAPQYTTYGVAPVNLNIKTAGARPYGTGNKLKGVDLEAPGNINGVPVLEVDMESFEEKPWRKPGADLSDYFNYGFNEDTWKAYCDKQKRLRMGLEVVNISSTTSKITVQQGRTGNEKEVSLPIHTSKPDFPSPASLYKSSMNMNTNRKPSGTIDVIGGGTATISRVEGDRRHNLEGNNIQVTHTHNLEGEQHPGDFEHSSSDAEQNPNKMPPFFPQAPFP; from the exons ATGTCTGCGGAAGAGGCGGCAGACAAAACAACCCCGGCCGACGCGAGTGCGGGAGATGCCGGAGAAGCCGGAGACGAGGAAGAAGAGTGGCTCTACGGAG ATGATGATGAGAAAGCTGAGGAGGAAGAGGCCAAACTAACCGCAGCTGTCAG TGCTCCTGCTCCAGAGTCAGAAGAGGCGGTTACTACGGGCAACGGAGTGGAAGCTCAG gagaaggagccaGGAGATGATGATGACAGTGATAGCGACAGTgacgatgatgacgatgatgttCGTGTCACCATCGGAGACATCAAGACCGGAGCCCCACAGTACAC AACGTATGGAGTGGCTCCTGTTAACCTGAACATAAAGACAGCAGGAGCCAGACCCTACGGAACAG GGAACAAGTTGAAGGGTGTGGATCTGGAGGCCCCAGGCAACATCAATGGAGTCCCAGTACTGGAGGTGGACATGGAGTCATTCGAGGAGAAACCCTGGAGGAAACCAG gtgcggACCTGTCCGACTACTTTAACTACGGGTTCAACGAGGACACGTGGAAGGCCTACTGTGACAAACAGAAGAGGCTGAGGATGGGCCTGGAGGTCGTCAACATCTCCTCCACCACCAGCAAAATCACT GTTCAGCAGGGCAGGACAGGGAATGAGAAGGAAGTGAGTTTACCCATCCACACGTCCAAACCTGACTTCCCCTCTCCAGCCAGCCTCTACAAGTCATCCATGAACATGAACACTAACAG GAAGCCCAGTGGGACCATAGACGTGATCGGAGGAGGGACTGCTACCATCAGCAGAGTGGAGGGAGACAGAAGACACAACCTGGAGGGGAACaacatccaggtaacacacacacacaacctggagGGGGAACAAcatccag GTGATTTCGAACACTCGTCGTCGGACGCTGAGCAGAACCCCAACAAGATGCCCCCCTTCTTCCCCCAGGCCCCCTTCCCCTAa